The Kordia sp. SMS9 DNA window TTTTTTTGCTACAAGTTCTACGCTAGTTGCCACGATGACCAACGACGGAAATACCTTTTTCGGAAATCCACTAACGACAAACACGGCTAAAGTTGGAGTAGATTATGGAGATGTAGGGAGTACGCGTACCGGAGTGTTTGTAGAAAACGTTTCTTCTGCTAATGCGTATATCGCTACAGGATTCAAATCCATTAATAATGCTGGCGGGTATAGAAAATTTGGTTTGGATGTCTCTGGAACGAGTACTAGTGGCGCTGCCTATGATAATATAGGTGTGAATATTCGTTTAAATGGAGCAGCTATTAACAGAGGCGTAATTGCAAATGTAACAGGAAGTAGTACGGGAACTACGTACGGTGTTTTTGGATCAGTTTCTGGGGCAAGTGGAACCACGCCAACTGGTTTGGGAGCAGCTATTTATGGGAGTTCCGCAACAACGTCAAACCGATATGCAGGTTATTTTAATGGAAATGTATTTACAACGGGAATGTACTTGCCTTCCGATGAAAAATTAAAAACTAATGTAAAAGATGAAGTGAGTGTTTTAGATAAATTAACTCAATTAGACGCGGTAACCTATACATTTAAGGAAAATGAACATTTAAATTTACCTTCAGAAATACAACACGGATTTTTAGCGCAAAATTTAGAAGAAGTGTTTCCTGAGTTATTAACGACGATCAATAAACCTATTTTCGACAAGGAAGATAAAGAAATTGGTTCTTATGAATATAAAGCTGTCAATTATATCGGAATGATTTCAATTTTGACTTCAAGCTTACAAGAATTAAAACAGGAATCAGCTGAAAAAATCAAAGAGTTACAAGAAGAATCAGCAGTAAAGATCAAAGAATTACAAGAAGAATCAGCGGCAAACATGCAAGATTTGAATGAAAAAGTAGCATTGTTAGAAAGTCAAATACAAGCCTTAACAGGAAACGAAGCTGTTGGAGAAACAAAATTAGACACTCAAAAAGAAATTAGTGGTTCAGGATTTTCGATGGAACAAAACAAACCGAATCCGTTTACAAACCAAACCGTGATTAATTATACGTTGCCTAGCAATACGAAAGCAACAATTTCTGTGGTTGATTTGTCTGGTAAATTTATCAAAGATTATAATTTATCCAGTGAAAAAGGACAATTGACTATTAATTCGAGCGAAATTGGAAAAGGCATCTTTGTATATGCGTTAATTTCGGATAACGAAGTAATGATCACTAGAAAGATGATTATACGATAAATAGTTTCAATAGTTTAAAAAATCTACAAATCATTATAAATAGGAAAAGCTGAGATTTCAACATCTTGGCTTTTTTTGTGCGATGTAGTGTTTCCTATTTCAATACTATTTTCTTCGTCATTGATTTAGTATAAAATAATCATTTAATTTTATAATTTACTGATATTTAGCGGTTTAATTTTTATGGTGATCCCGTAAAAATATTGTTGAATTGCTGGTTATCTTTAAAGTAAACCAATTAAAAATTATTAGACATGAAAAAAATTACTTTATTAGTAGCGCTATTTTTTGCCACGATTGCTTTCGGGCAAAACCAATCTTCGGGAACCGTTTCTGGTGCTATCTTTAATCCGATACCGCAACAATTTAGCGGGCAGGAGATTTTTAGGTTCCAACCTGGATTAGTCACGCAATTAGATTCGGGAATTGCTTTTGACTTTAATAATAGTCAGTGGTTTTCTATTGGAAGACTAAACACGGGAAGTCAAAATGTATATGGTTTACGTTTTCAGTTGCCAGACAAAGCATTAACTATGGGATATCAAGATTTAAGTGATATAAACCCAAGAATTCAATGGATTGGAAATTCATCTGCTTTTGGAAGTAGTTTGGAGTTTAGAGCCGCCAATAGTTTTACCTCTACCAATTCTACGCTAGTCGCAACAATGACAAATGATGGAAGAACCTATTTTGGAAATCCATTAGCCGCATTTGACACAAAAGTTAGTATTGATTATACTGAAGTTAGTGGCGCTTCTTCACGTGTGGGCTTAACTTTAGAAACTGATGCTAGGCAAAATGGTGTTTTTACTACAGCCATAAGATCAGTAAACAATGCTGGAGCTTTTATTAAAACGGGCTTAGATATTGAAAGTATTACGGGTTCTACCTTTGAAAATACAGGTATTAATGTTCGTTTAAATGGAGGAACTCTAAATACGGGAGTAAGAGCATTTGTAACAGATAA harbors:
- a CDS encoding tail fiber domain-containing protein encodes the protein MKKITLFFAVLFTAICFSQNKSNGSVATSITSPSTALGETFRFNSGLVTQLDAGSNFGFTGDRWFSMGRLNTGTQTVYGLRFQLPNRAITMGYQDLSDVNPRIQWIGSGSSAVTDLEFRVADDFFATSSTLVATMTNDGNTFFGNPLTTNTAKVGVDYGDVGSTRTGVFVENVSSANAYIATGFKSINNAGGYRKFGLDVSGTSTSGAAYDNIGVNIRLNGAAINRGVIANVTGSSTGTTYGVFGSVSGASGTTPTGLGAAIYGSSATTSNRYAGYFNGNVFTTGMYLPSDEKLKTNVKDEVSVLDKLTQLDAVTYTFKENEHLNLPSEIQHGFLAQNLEEVFPELLTTINKPIFDKEDKEIGSYEYKAVNYIGMISILTSSLQELKQESAEKIKELQEESAVKIKELQEESAANMQDLNEKVALLESQIQALTGNEAVGETKLDTQKEISGSGFSMEQNKPNPFTNQTVINYTLPSNTKATISVVDLSGKFIKDYNLSSEKGQLTINSSEIGKGIFVYALISDNEVMITRKMIIR